Proteins encoded in a region of the Mycobacterium branderi genome:
- a CDS encoding serine/threonine-protein kinase translates to MPLVTGATAAGFSIVRPLGSGQHGEVYLAERPRLPRRHALKILPADVSADPVYQERFYRESDLAATLWHPNIVGLYDRGEFEGRLWLLMDYVDGADATGLLSDAYPDGVPPDEVREIVTAIAEALDYAHDHGLVHGYVKPGNILLTKPESGKRRILLADLGVPRQTDMTIGAVSYAAPEQLMDDSVDGRADQYALACTAFHLLTGSPPFAHHNPAVVISKHLNESPPRPGDVKPELAYFDEAFTRALAKAPADRFPHCRDFAEALETNHRSDLPDADATAVLGWPAPDAMPADDRAEFDDAATFPEPAVSDTTTDETDEGSPDVWHDTEFDDSAPFFEPAVSRATNTDTSATARRRKLLQTGAFALTIVAVALLGYFAVMLLRSRSFHDTPGVETPAPVTTVRPAAPPPPRATLPPTPAAPVVPAPPPLPPEISAVPSSAATTTPPTSTSAPAATHTAPTTTSSSPPPPLDTRPAVGMPCGPQQAGTTTTSNSGTPVSCVDTPGGFAWQPPGG, encoded by the coding sequence ATGCCGCTGGTCACTGGTGCGACGGCCGCCGGATTCAGCATTGTTCGGCCGCTGGGATCTGGCCAGCACGGGGAGGTCTATCTGGCCGAGCGGCCGAGGCTGCCGCGCCGTCACGCGCTCAAGATTCTGCCCGCCGACGTATCGGCCGACCCGGTGTACCAGGAACGGTTCTACCGTGAGTCTGATCTGGCGGCCACGCTCTGGCACCCGAACATCGTCGGCCTGTACGACCGGGGCGAGTTCGAGGGCCGGCTGTGGCTCTTGATGGACTACGTCGACGGCGCGGATGCGACTGGGCTGCTCAGCGATGCCTATCCCGACGGCGTCCCGCCCGACGAGGTTCGCGAGATCGTCACCGCGATCGCGGAGGCGCTTGACTACGCCCACGACCATGGGCTGGTGCACGGCTATGTGAAGCCCGGCAACATCCTGCTGACCAAACCCGAATCGGGTAAGCGGCGCATCCTGCTGGCAGATTTGGGTGTGCCCCGGCAGACGGACATGACCATCGGCGCCGTCAGCTATGCCGCGCCCGAGCAGCTGATGGACGATTCAGTCGACGGCCGTGCCGACCAATATGCGTTGGCGTGCACCGCTTTTCATCTGTTGACGGGTTCGCCGCCGTTCGCGCATCACAACCCGGCCGTGGTAATCAGCAAGCACCTCAATGAGTCACCGCCGCGGCCGGGCGATGTCAAACCGGAGCTGGCGTACTTCGACGAGGCCTTCACCCGCGCACTCGCCAAAGCGCCGGCCGACAGGTTCCCGCACTGTCGAGACTTCGCCGAAGCGCTCGAGACCAATCACCGGTCCGACCTGCCAGATGCCGACGCCACTGCCGTCCTCGGATGGCCGGCGCCAGACGCCATGCCTGCAGATGACCGCGCGGAATTCGACGATGCGGCCACGTTCCCCGAACCTGCAGTGTCCGACACGACGACGGACGAAACCGACGAAGGCTCGCCAGATGTCTGGCACGACACTGAATTCGACGACTCCGCCCCGTTCTTCGAACCAGCGGTATCCCGCGCGACCAACACCGACACCTCGGCGACAGCGCGCCGGCGCAAGCTGCTGCAAACAGGGGCGTTCGCCCTGACGATCGTGGCCGTCGCGCTGCTCGGCTACTTCGCGGTCATGCTGCTGCGCTCGCGCTCGTTCCACGACACGCCAGGCGTCGAAACACCGGCGCCGGTGACCACCGTCCGGCCCGCTGCCCCGCCGCCACCGAGGGCTACCCTGCCGCCCACCCCCGCTGCCCCTGTGGTACCCGCGCCGCCGCCGTTGCCGCCGGAGATCAGCGCCGTGCCGTCGTCTGCCGCGACCACCACGCCACCCACGAGCACGTCGGCGCCGGCCGCGACGCACACCGCCCCGACAACCACCTCTTCGTCGCCCCCGCCTCCCCTGGACACCCGGCCGGCCGTCGGCATGCCCTGCGGCCCCCAGCAGGCCGGCACAACGACCACCTCCAACTCGGGTACACCTGTCAGCTGCGTCGACACACCCGGCGGATTCGCCTGGCAGCCACCGGGTGGCTGA
- a CDS encoding Fic family protein, whose protein sequence is MASVSGGTAVGYETLTWEMPAEAGYGRSHLRAELRQSGKYKAAVPAVIADLDVVLPPAVLADAEEAGQQITRFDAELGEEIAPFASVLLRTESAASSKIENLTASARAIAEAETLGDASRRNAAMIVANTEAMQAAVALADQIDSDAILAMHSALMRSSEPSMAGKWRTEQVWIGGGDFGPHGADFIAPHQDKVPAAIADLIQFVKRGDVPMLPQIAIAHAQFETIHPFRDGNGRTGRALIQAMLRNKRLTLQMTVPVSAGLLTDTGAYFRALDRYREGDPAAIVERLSAASVLAVVNGRRLVSDLRAIREGWRSKITARRDSAVHRVADLLLKHPVINAQLLQRELNISTGNARRYLDPLAEAEIIVEFTARNRNRAWRAPEVLGALDAFAERAGRRGLHA, encoded by the coding sequence ATGGCATCAGTTAGTGGGGGCACCGCGGTTGGGTACGAGACCCTTACCTGGGAGATGCCTGCTGAGGCAGGCTACGGCCGGTCTCATCTGCGCGCTGAGCTTCGCCAATCCGGCAAGTACAAAGCTGCAGTACCGGCTGTCATCGCCGACCTGGACGTCGTCCTGCCTCCGGCTGTTTTGGCTGATGCCGAGGAAGCTGGCCAGCAGATCACCCGGTTCGATGCGGAACTCGGGGAGGAGATCGCACCGTTCGCGTCAGTGCTGCTCCGGACGGAGTCAGCGGCCAGTTCCAAGATCGAGAACCTGACGGCCTCCGCGCGTGCTATCGCCGAAGCCGAAACTTTGGGAGATGCCAGCCGGCGTAATGCCGCGATGATCGTCGCTAATACCGAGGCAATGCAGGCGGCCGTCGCCCTGGCAGACCAAATTGACAGTGACGCCATCCTCGCAATGCACTCCGCGCTGATGCGTTCCAGCGAGCCCAGCATGGCGGGGAAGTGGCGCACTGAGCAAGTCTGGATCGGCGGAGGAGATTTCGGTCCGCATGGCGCCGATTTCATTGCGCCCCACCAAGACAAGGTCCCCGCGGCTATTGCCGACCTGATCCAGTTCGTCAAACGCGGTGATGTTCCGATGCTGCCACAGATTGCCATAGCGCACGCCCAGTTCGAGACCATCCACCCCTTCCGGGACGGCAACGGGCGCACCGGCAGGGCGCTGATCCAGGCGATGCTGCGGAACAAGCGGCTGACTCTCCAGATGACAGTGCCCGTCTCGGCCGGATTGTTGACTGACACCGGCGCCTACTTCCGCGCACTCGATCGCTACCGAGAGGGAGACCCCGCGGCGATAGTCGAAAGGCTTTCAGCCGCATCAGTTCTGGCGGTAGTCAACGGTCGGCGCCTGGTGTCGGACCTGCGGGCGATCAGGGAAGGCTGGCGATCGAAGATCACGGCCCGCCGAGACTCGGCTGTGCACCGTGTCGCGGACCTTCTGCTCAAACACCCAGTCATCAACGCACAACTGCTTCAACGCGAGCTGAACATCTCGACCGGCAATGCGCGCCGCTACCTGGACCCGCTTGCTGAGGCCGAAATCATTGTCGAATTCACGGCGCGTAACCGTAACCGCGCCTGGCGCGCTCCCGAAGTTCTGGGAGCGCTCGATGCATTCGCCGAACGGGCGGGACGGCGCGGGCTTCACGCGTAG
- a CDS encoding serine/threonine-protein kinase encodes MPLASDMTCAGFRIVRHLGSGGMGEVYLAQHPRLPRRDALKVLPADVSADPEFRERFNREADLAAALWHPNIVGLHDRGEFDGQLWISMDYVDGPDAAKLLHERYPDGMPEDEVVEIVSAIADALDYAHDSGLLHRDVKPSNILITQPVCGWRRILLADFGIARRLDDISGLTVTNMAVGTMSYAAPEQLVDAPIDGRADQYALAATAFHLLTGSPPFRHSNPAVVIGQHLNGVPPKLSDIKPELAHLDAVLARALSKDPADRFACCRDFAKALKGDRRKRRRRRPAAGKPSAPRINRLVRAAVVVPTLVTMMLTGSVIVTGTRPSDARRSAPSTAHVAGVLGQPRPPAVLAADHGRPPIGAPCAREEINTTTFSNSNTPIRCMSVRHGSLWQPNAEVERMYPLIAGAYGWRNCLKEFPRGKCEAAAAVLAGAPGSTGPFIPPGTYAVPREMSPGVYAAANGVAGAGCSWRTYDNAGNLLEAGSDAQDVVIGPLVARFSTAGCTPWVRKGRAEGSGLRPPTSGWP; translated from the coding sequence ATGCCGTTGGCGAGCGACATGACGTGTGCCGGTTTCCGCATCGTCCGGCATCTTGGGTCGGGCGGGATGGGTGAGGTCTATTTGGCCCAGCACCCGAGATTGCCTCGCCGCGATGCGCTCAAGGTGCTTCCCGCCGACGTGTCAGCCGACCCGGAGTTCCGCGAGCGGTTCAACCGGGAGGCCGATCTGGCCGCGGCGCTGTGGCACCCGAACATCGTCGGCCTGCACGACCGGGGCGAATTCGACGGCCAGTTGTGGATTTCGATGGATTACGTCGACGGCCCCGACGCCGCCAAGCTGCTGCACGAGCGTTATCCCGACGGAATGCCGGAGGATGAGGTCGTCGAGATCGTCAGCGCGATCGCCGACGCCCTCGACTACGCACACGACAGCGGCCTGCTGCACCGCGATGTGAAGCCCAGCAACATTCTGATCACCCAGCCGGTCTGTGGGTGGCGGCGAATCCTGCTCGCGGACTTCGGGATCGCCCGGCGGCTGGACGACATCAGCGGCCTGACGGTGACGAACATGGCCGTCGGCACCATGAGCTACGCGGCACCCGAGCAGCTAGTGGACGCCCCCATCGATGGGCGGGCCGACCAATATGCGTTGGCCGCCACCGCGTTTCATCTGCTGACCGGGTCACCGCCGTTTCGGCACAGCAATCCCGCGGTGGTGATCGGCCAGCATCTCAACGGGGTCCCGCCCAAGCTGAGCGACATCAAGCCGGAACTGGCGCACCTCGATGCCGTGCTGGCCCGCGCGCTGTCCAAAGACCCCGCCGACAGGTTCGCCTGCTGCCGGGATTTCGCGAAGGCGCTCAAGGGGGATCGGCGCAAGCGGCGGCGCCGTCGGCCGGCGGCCGGGAAGCCGTCGGCGCCGCGGATCAATCGGCTGGTGCGCGCCGCCGTCGTCGTGCCGACGCTCGTGACCATGATGCTGACCGGGTCGGTCATCGTCACCGGGACGCGGCCAAGCGACGCACGGCGATCGGCGCCGTCCACCGCCCATGTGGCCGGCGTACTCGGACAGCCACGACCGCCGGCGGTTCTGGCAGCCGACCACGGCAGACCACCGATCGGCGCACCGTGTGCCCGTGAGGAAATCAACACGACCACCTTCTCGAACTCGAACACGCCGATTCGCTGTATGAGCGTTCGGCATGGCTCGTTGTGGCAACCCAACGCCGAGGTGGAACGGATGTATCCGCTGATCGCCGGCGCATACGGCTGGCGCAATTGCCTCAAGGAGTTTCCGCGCGGCAAATGCGAGGCCGCGGCGGCGGTCCTGGCCGGCGCACCCGGGTCCACCGGGCCGTTCATCCCGCCCGGCACGTATGCGGTTCCCAGGGAGATGTCGCCGGGCGTCTACGCGGCGGCAAACGGCGTCGCCGGCGCCGGCTGCTCCTGGCGCACCTACGACAACGCCGGCAACCTGCTGGAGGCCGGCAGCGACGCGCAGGACGTGGTCATCGGGCCGCTGGTCGCGCGGTTCAGCACCGCGGGGTGCACGCCGTGGGTCCGCAAGGGGCGTGCCGAGGGGTCAGGCCTGCGGCCGCCCACCAGCGGCTGGCCCTAG
- a CDS encoding DUF1906 domain-containing protein: protein MPVSRREVLKCAAVTPALIGLGVAASSLRAAIASAGPLGVLLDYAAGVIPASDIKAAGAAGSIRYVSDRRPGGAWMLGKPIQLAEARDLYGNGLKIVSCYQYGKQDTADWLGGQNAGVAHAKRGWQLHTAAGGPTGAPIYASIDDDPSYEQYKQQVAPYLRGWESVLGHQRVGVYANSKTIDWALQDGLGSYFWQHNWGSPRGYTHPAAHLHQVEIDKRSVGGVGVDINHICKPQFGQWD, encoded by the coding sequence GTGCCAGTGTCCCGGCGCGAGGTGCTCAAATGCGCGGCCGTGACGCCTGCCCTGATCGGTTTGGGCGTCGCGGCCTCGTCGCTGCGCGCCGCGATCGCCTCGGCCGGCCCACTGGGTGTGCTGTTGGACTATGCGGCCGGGGTGATCCCCGCCAGCGACATCAAGGCCGCCGGCGCGGCAGGGTCGATCCGCTACGTGTCCGATCGCCGGCCCGGCGGCGCCTGGATGCTCGGCAAGCCGATCCAACTGGCCGAAGCCCGTGACCTGTACGGCAATGGGCTCAAGATCGTGTCGTGCTACCAGTACGGCAAGCAGGACACCGCCGATTGGCTGGGCGGCCAGAATGCGGGTGTCGCGCACGCGAAGCGGGGCTGGCAGCTGCACACCGCCGCGGGCGGCCCCACCGGCGCGCCGATCTACGCCTCCATCGACGACGATCCGTCCTACGAGCAGTACAAGCAGCAGGTAGCGCCGTATTTGCGGGGCTGGGAGTCAGTGCTCGGCCATCAACGCGTCGGCGTCTACGCCAACTCGAAGACCATCGACTGGGCGCTGCAGGACGGCCTGGGCTCCTACTTCTGGCAGCACAACTGGGGTTCGCCGCGCGGATACACCCATCCGGCTGCCCACTTGCACCAGGTGGAGATCGACAAGCGCAGTGTCGGCGGCGTCGGGGTCGACATCAACCACATCTGCAAGCCGCAGTTCGGTCAGTGGGACTGA